One window from the genome of Aphelocoma coerulescens isolate FSJ_1873_10779 chromosome 19, UR_Acoe_1.0, whole genome shotgun sequence encodes:
- the UNC45B gene encoding protein unc-45 homolog B isoform X3 — translation MEDPIQLKEEGNKYFQASDYEKALQSYTQAIKLNKDKALQAVLYRNRAACFLKKEEYAKAASDASRAIDINASDIKALYRRSQALEKLGKLDQAFKDAQKCATLEPRNKNFQETLRRLGANIQEKLRIQFSTDSRVQKMFEILLDENSDKEKREKAANNLIVLGREEAGAERIFQNNGVNLLLQLIETKNPELILAAVRTLSGMCTGHKARATAILHYLGIDSICMWMSVDNEEISLAVCNLLQTITDCLLGQGKEEHHGKEEALVLDTKKDLRMITTRLLDMLVSKKVSGQGRDRALNLLNKNIPRKDLKDHDNSRSIFVIDNGLKKILKVVGQIPEMPDCLPLTENTQLTASVLLNKLYDDLRCDPERDNYRLICEEYIKSKIDPQDMDKTLHAIQIVSGVLQGPFDLGNKLLGMKGVMEMMVALCGSEREIDQLVAVEALIHASTKLSRATFIITNGVTLLKEIYKKTKNEKIKIRALVGLCKLGSAGGTDYGLRQFAEGSTEKLAKQCRKWLCNTSIDARTRKWAVEGLSYLTLDADVKDDFVEDEPALKAMFDLAKASDKTILYSVASALVNCTNSYDTKELVPELVQLAKFSKQHVPEEHPKDKKDFVVKRVKRLLKAGVVSALACMVKADSAILTDQSKELIARVFLALCEDPKDRGTIVAQGGGKALIPLAVEGTDVGKIKASHALAKIAAISNPDIAFPGERVYEVVRPLVSLLNTERDGLQNYEALLGLTNFSGRSDKLRLKIIKEKALPDIENYMFENHDQLRQAATECMCNLVVNKEVQERFVADGNDRLKLVVLLCGEDDEKVQVAAAGALAMLTAAQKKLCSKMTEVTTQWLEILQRLCLHDNMEVQHRGLVIAFNLISADKELAKKLVESELLEILTYVGKQEDHPKKQHIISVARDCLSKCMDYELIKPLSQA, via the exons ATGGAGGATCCCATCCAGCTGAAAGAGGAGggcaataaatattttcaggcCAGTGACTACGAGAAAGCCCTTCAAAGCTACACTCAAGCCATAAAGCTCAACAAGGACAAGGCACTGCAGGCAGTACTGTACAGGAACAGGGCAGCCTGTTTCCTCAAAAAG GAGGAATATGCCAAGGCAGCCTCAGATGCATCTAGAG CTATTGACATCAATGCTTCGGATATCAAAGCCTTGTACCGGCGCAGCCAAGCCCTGGAAAAACTGGGGAAGCTGGACCAAGCATTCAAAGATGCTCAGAAATGTGCCACCCTCGAACCCCGCAACAAAAACTTCCAGGAGACCCTGAGACGACTGGGGGCCAACATCCAGGAGAAG CTGCGCATTCAGTTCTCCACGGACTCGAGGGTGCAGAAGATGTTTGAGATCCTGCTGGATGAGAACAGTGACAAAGAAAAGCGAGAAAAG GCTGCAAACAACCTCATAGTCCTGGGGCGGGAGGAAGCTGGTGCCGAGAGGATTTTCCAGAATAATGGGGTcaacctgctgctgcagttgaTAGAAACCAAAAATCCTGAGCTGATCCTGGCAGCCGTGAGGACACTTTCAGGAATGTGCACAGGACATAAGGCTCGG GCCACTGCCATTCTCCATTACCTGGGCATCGACAGCATTTGCATGTGGATGTCGGTGGACAATGAAGAAATCTCCCTGGCTGTCTGCAACCTCCTGCAGACCATCACCGACTGCCTGCTGGGCCAGGGGAAGGAGGAGCACCATGGCAAAGAGGAGGCTCTAGTGCTAG ACACTAAGAAAGATTTGAGGATGATCACAACGCGTTTGCTGGATATGCTGGTCAGTAAGAAAGTGTCTGGGCAAGGGCGAGACCGAGCCCTCAACCTCCTCAACAAGAACATACCGAGGAAGGACCTGAAAGACCATGACAACAGCAGGAGCATCTTTGTCATCGACAATG GCTTAAAAAAGATACTGAAAGTGGTGGGCCAGATTCCTGAGATGCCTGACTGCCTGCCACTGACAGAGAACACGCAGCTGACTGCCTCTGTCCTCCTAAATAAGCTCTACGACGACCTGCGCTGCGACCCAGAGCGGGACAACTACCGGCTGATCTGTGAGGAGTACATCAA GAGCAAAATCGACCCACAAGACATGGATAAGACACTCCATGCTATCCAGATTGTGTCTGGAGTTCTGCAAGGGCCCTTTGACTTGGGCAACAAGCTGCTTGGCATGAAGGGAGTGATGGAGATGATGGTTGCCCTGTGTGGGTCTGAGAGGGAGATTGACCAGCTGGTGGCTGTGGAAGCCCTCATCCATGCTTCCACCAAGCTGAGCCGAGCCACCTTCATCATCACCAACGGGGTGACGCTCCTGAAGGAGATCTACAAGAAGACCAAGAATGAGAAGATCAAAATCCGAGCTCTGGTG gGTCTCTGCAAGCTGGGCTCAGCAGGAGGCACAGACTATGGCCTGCGGCAGTTTGCTGAGGGCTCCACTGAGAAGTTAGCCAAGCAGTGCCGAAA gtGGTTGTGCAACACCAGCATTGATGCCCGCACCAGGAAATGGGCTGTGGAAGGGCTCTCGTACCTCACCCTCGATGCAGATGTGAAAGATGACTTTGTTGAGGATGAGCCAGCCCTGAAAGCTATGTTCGATTTAGCCAAG GCAAGCGACAAGACTATCTTGTATTCCGTGGCTTCTGCACTGGTGAACTGCACCAACAGCTATGACACCAAGGAGCTGGTCCCAGAGCTGGTGCAGCTGGCAAAATTCTCCAAGCAGCATGTGCCTGAGGAGCATCCAAAG GACAAGAAGGATTTTGTGGTGAAGCGGGTGAAGCGGTTGCTGAAGGCCGGGGTTGTCTCTGCCTTGGCCTGCATGGTGAAGGCTGACAGTGCCATTCTGACAGACCAGAGCAAGGAGCTCATTGCCAG GGTGTTTCTTGCCTTGTGTGAAGACCCCAAGGACCGCGGGACCATTGTCGCTCAAGGTGGTGGGAAG GCCCTGATACCTCTGGCTGTGGAAGGCACAGATGTTGGCAAGATAAAGGCTTCTCACGCTCTGGCAAAAATTGCTGCTATCTCCAATCCAGATATTGCATTCCCAGGGGAGAGg GTGTATGAGGTGGTGAGGCCCCTCGTCAGCCTGCTGAACACAGAGAGAGATGGCCTCCAGAACTACGAGGCTCTGTTAGGTCTCACAAACTTTTCAGGAAGGAGTGATAAACTTAG GTTGAAGATAATCAAAGAGAAGGCCTTGCCAGATATTGAAAACTACATGTTTGAGAACCACGACCAACTTCGACAGGCAGCCACAGAATGCATGTGCAACTTGGTGGTCAACAAGGAG gtTCAAGAGCGGTTTGTGGCCGATGGCAATGACAGGCTGAAGTTGGTGGTGTTGCTGTGTGGTGAGGATGATGAGAAAGTCCAggttgcagcagcaggagccctggCCATGCTTACAGCAGCACAAAAGAAACTCTGCTCGAAGATGACTGAAGTG acCACCCAGTGGCTTGAAATCCTACAGAGGCTCTGCTTGCATGACAACATGGAGGTCCAGCACCGAGGACTGGTCATTGCTTTCAACTTAATCAGTGCTGACAAAGAGCTGGCGAAGAAGCTGGTGGAGTCAGAGCTCCTGGAGATCCTGACCTACGTCGGGAAGCAGGAGGATCACCCCAAGAAGCAGCACATCATTAGCGTGGCACGTGATTGCCTCAGCAAGTGCATGGATTATGAGCTGATCAAACCTCTCTCTCAGGCGTGA